A genomic segment from Diadema setosum chromosome 11, eeDiaSeto1, whole genome shotgun sequence encodes:
- the LOC140235383 gene encoding uncharacterized protein, with amino-acid sequence MTNNDDIKEQFYSLLAETIRAIEKSDKILVLGDFNARVGSDRAASGNALDKFGRRKMNRNGELLLSLCTEFDLAVTNTYFNNPDKWFYSWSHPRSKYWHLLDYVLTRRQDVKDVCSTRAMRGDNCDTDHVLIRSKLKLQLSPPRRKTAAKYPTQLNVSALHNPEISSELARKMDTILDDALSENNSADELWKEFKTKVYETASEVLGQPKRRNADWLNENDSKIQALLENRRKLYLRTLEGRCTRSSKLQYQNSKAMLQKALRDIENQCWLDKAHEIQQLHDAKDSKNLFAALKKVYGPSTGNTAPVNSSDGKVLCTEKSDIMNRWVEHFSQLLNNTPKIDVAAIERVEQSPTDDSLSAPPTLAELEKAIQLCSNGKAPGIDRIPAEIFKSGGIRIKEQLLHIITESWNNETLPKDLKDGVIVTLYKHKGDRYECGNYRGITLPSRWEALCKDLGDAASVSVRETPS; translated from the coding sequence ATGACCAACAATGATGACATCAAAGAGCAGTTCTACAGCCTTCTTGCTGAAACCATCAGAGCCATCGAAAAATCAGACAAGATCCTTGTTCTGGGTGACTTCAATGCCCGTGTTGGCAGTGATCGTGCCGCTTCGGGAAATGCTTTAGACAAATTTGGCAGAAGGAAGATGAACCGCAATGGTGAGCTTCTTTTGTCATTGTGTACAGAGTTTGATCTTGCTGTGACCAACACATACTTCAACAACCCAGACAAGTGGTTCTACTCATGGTCTCACCCCCGATCTAAGTATTGGCATCTGCTAGACTATGTGCTGACTCGAAGACAGGATGTCAAGGATGTCTGCAGCACAAGGGCAATGAGGGGTGATAACTGTGATACTGACCATGTACTTATACGTTCCAAGCTGAAATTACAGCTGTCTCCACCACGCCGGAAGACTGCAGCAAAATATCCTACACAACTTAATGTATCTGCCCTGCACAACCCAGAAATTTCTAGTGAATTAGCAAGAAAGATGGACACTATCCTAGATGATGCCTTGTCAGAGAATAACTCTGCTGACGAACTTTGGAAGGAATTCAAGACAAAGGTGTATGAGACTGCATCTGAGGTTCTTGGCCAACCTAAACGCAGAAACGCTGACTGGCTTAATGAGAATGACAGTAAAATCCAAGCTCTCCTCGAAAACCGGAGGAAACTGTACCTCAGGACACTTGAGGGTAGATGTACCCGttcatcaaaactgcagtaCCAGAACTCAAAAGCCATGTTGCAAAAGGCTCTTAGGGACATAGAGAATCAATGTTGGCTTGACAAGGCACACGAAATCCAACAGTTGCATGATGCTAAAGACAGCAAAAACCTTTTTGCTGCACTGAAGAAAGTCTATGGCCCTTCAACAGGCAACACTGCACCAGTCAACAGCTCGGACGGCAAAGTACTATGCACAGAGAAAAGTGACATCATGAATCGATGGGTGGAGCATTTCAGCCAGCTCCTGAATAACACTCCCAAAATAGATGTAGCTGCAATAGAGCGAGTAGAGCAGAGCCCTACTGATGATTCTCTATCAGCACCCCCAACTTTAGCAGAACTTGAAAAAGCAATTCAACTATGCAGCAATGGTAAAGCTCCAGGGATTGACAGAATACCTGCAGAAATATTCAAGTCTGGGGGTATACGCATCAAAGAACAGCTCTTGCACATAATAACAGAATCATGGAACAATGAAACTCTGCCAAAAGACCTCAAAGATGGCGTTATCGTTACATTGTACAAGCACAAAGGCGACAGGTATGAGTGTGGCAACTATAGAGGAATCACCCTACCATCACGCTGGGAAGCTCTATGCAAAGATCTTGGTGATGCGGCTTCAGTCTCTGTCAGAGAAACACCTTCCTGA